In the genome of Hydractinia symbiolongicarpus strain clone_291-10 chromosome 5, HSymV2.1, whole genome shotgun sequence, one region contains:
- the LOC130645737 gene encoding uncharacterized protein LOC130645737: MPMKNVIVISSDSPESSDDDDDGQDNIKVLTENHFKFVDWNDLCKNFNHKKSVQTIQHTQRKNIPTTCSISMNIKSENKDCDSNAEPSDYLESKLTLKSGMKASVPLHLTPKNTEHTKPEIKASDTKILSSDLPLNAILKENKIEIKLDSGKVSKLKQRLSERQKVKTSKNDNIVRQTVQDPCSHCRIKQKKVSKDASSFINISKSTIRHSIFEITNWSFMGDDCNTDEEKVELFTGKLPCVFDIEKKDHNDECEYKDDKKIKSGHPSFLSYSKDALQNADIKNEDKFGATSTLNDSINVIESPIKLDPVLSLDENINCGPSSSYFKEDSQGTDDKQEDKLKGICTLNDDVNVIDSPIQFDPVSSLAIDTAPNFPNQIIVSSSDESDAMYTDVCDGQNSAARSKHINKGNQVVVMTPQLVNPYHITLNNVSFKYVRKRFYSNDKNALEAHQNKDFHLTYVKVLVQTADGHKMPPKESLDYMIRNILLQSESIEEILAVYNCLHILRVRGQITYKNYPLIADDVIKTLELLCRNKREQEPQIFASRYFLFKFLTELFSRDFRRYQNNKRLCLVTKFLCSPSNQYNFFKGLFSYLNDLILLWSNDVRFVANVGTETEIVVEYRDLIVLLQTMLDLYVKCCSSCFLESVCVLYSDLYSDLFDLTQKEIFLSTIPDVELKFNVLNSIVQQHFENTVQSDRTKLNLCRLVEQDFQRLPPRFTYTKMESSKERIFSSEEVYHFVNVMRNLTELYVTRRKIDLSLLKIEHEILNDMKNYVKKLTVRLEGICADKLSLSTRVHLVGLSNV, encoded by the exons ATGCCCATGAAAAACGTTATCGTAATTAGCAGCGATTCTCCTGAAAGttctgatgatgatgatgatggtcaAGATAACATAAAAG ttttaacaGAAAACCACTTCAAGTTTGTTGATTGGAatgatttgtgtaaaaattttaaTCATAAGAAGTCTGTCCAAACCATACAACACACACAGAGAAAGAACATTCCTACGACTTGCAGCATATCTATGAACATCAAGTCTGAAAATAAGGACTGTGACAGCAATGCTGAACCCAGTGATTATTTGGAATCcaaattaactttaaaatcGGGAATGAAAGCTTCAGTGCCATTACACTTGACACCTAAAAACACAGAACACACTAAACCTGAGATAAAAGCTTCTGATACAAAGATATTGTCCTCT GACCTTCCATTAAATGCCATTCTGAAAGAAAACAAGATTGAAATAAAATTGGATAGCGGGAAAGTGtccaaattaaagcaacgattATCAGAGAGGCAGAAAGTCAAGACaagcaaaaatgacaacattgtaCGACAAACTGTACAAGATCCTTGTTCACATTGTcgaataaaacagaaaaaagtttCTAAAGACGCAAGCAGTTTTATAAATATATCAAAAAGCACCATAAGACATAGCATATTCGAAATAACTAATTGGAGTTTTATGGGTGATGATTGCAACACGGATGAAGAAAAAGTAGAATTATTCACAGGGAAATTACCCTGTGTATTTGATATTGAAAAGAAAGATCACAATGATGAATGTGAATATAAAGAtgataaaaagattaaaagtgGACATCCTTCTTTCCTATCTTATTCCAAAGATGCTCTTCAAAATGCCGACATTAAGAATGAAGATAAATTCGGTGCTACAAGTACTTTAAATGATTCTATTAATGTAATTGAAAGTCCAATAAAATTGGATCCTGTTTTATCACTTGATGAAAACATTAATTGTGGACCTTCTTCATCTTATTTCAAAGAAGATTCTCAAGGTACTGACGATAAACAAGAAGATAAATTGAAAGGTATATGTACTCTCAATGATGATGTAAATGTAATTGATAGTCCAATACAATTTGATCCTGTTTCATCGCTGGCAATTGATACTGCTCCTAATTTTCCCAATCAAATCATTGTAAGTAGTAGTGATGAAAGTGATGCAATGTATACTGATGTATGTGATGGTCAAAACAGCGCCGCACGTTCAAAACACATAAATAAAGGAAACCAAGTAGTTGTCATGACTCCGCAGCTGGTTAATCCATATCATATCACATTGAATAACGTTTCTTTCAAGTATGTTAGGAAACGGTTTTATAGTAATGACAAAAATGCTTTGGAGGCTCATCAAAATAAAGATTTTCATTTAACGTATGTTAAAGTATTGGTGCAAACAGCTGACGGTCACAAAATGCCTCCAAAGGAGAGTCTAGACTATATGATCAGAAATATTTTGCTGCAGAGCGAATCTATTGAAGAAATACTGGCTGTTTATAATTGTTTACATATTTTGAGAGTACGTGGTCAAATAACATACAAAAATTATCCATTAATAGCTGATGATGTCATAAAAACGCTGGAGCTGTTGTGCAGAAATAAAAGGGAGCAGGAACCGCAAATATTTGCAAGtcggtattttttatttaaatttttaacagaaTTATTTTCAAGGGACTTTCGCAGATATCAAAATAACAAACGTTTGTGTTTAGTGACAAAATTTCTTTGCTCTCCAAGCAATCAATACAATTTTTTCAAAGGATTGTTTTCTTATTTGAATGATTTGATATTGTTATGGTCTAATGATGTGAGATTTGTGGCTAATGTTGGCACTGAAACAGAAATTGTTGTCGAATACAGAGATTTAATTGTATTGTTGCAGACGATGTTGGACCTGTACGTTAAATGTTGTTCTTCATGTTTTCTTGAGAGTGTTTGTGTTTTGTATAGTGATTTATACTCAGATTTATTTGATTTAACTCAGAAAGAAATTTTCTTGTCAACTATACCAGATGTTGAGTTGAAGTTTAACGTACTTAACTCGATTGTACAGCAACACTTTGAAAATACAGTGCAGTCTGACcgtacaaaattaaatttatgtcGTTTGGTTGAGCAAGATTTTCAAAGACTACCACCTCGGTTTACCTACACTAAGATGGAGAGCAGCAAAGAGAGAATATTTTCTAGCGAGGAAGTGTATCATTTTGTTAACGTTATGCGCAATTTAACCGAACTTTATGTGACAAGAAGGAAGATTGATTTGAGTTTGTTGAAAATAGAGCACGAAATTTTAAATGACATGAAAAATTATGTGAAGAAGTTAACTGTCAGACTGGAAGGGATATGCGCTGACAAATTATCACTTAGCACTCGCGTTCACTTGGTAGGGTTGAGTAATGTTTAA
- the LOC130645738 gene encoding uncharacterized protein LOC130645738: MGPKEGCSFFKSPRRVPQRKLPAWLSDSAKKKSSPGHHKTRLKKKDVQDNPIKRTIYCMSPEEFFAYAKKLDSSANQQSPNKISMNEKNHNERTTRPCEAITRSTDNREINVIAGETDDVPSLSLNHAVQSRSIVSDIVVEETKSVIPETQPANDFNSIIDDLI; the protein is encoded by the exons atgggTCCAAAAGAAGGATGTTCATTTTTTAAG AGTCCAAGAAGAGTTCCGCAAAGAAAGCTACCTGCTTGGTTAAGTGAT tctgCAAAAAAGAAGTCATCCCCAGGCCACCATAAAACACGGTTAAA GAAAAAAGATGTTCAAGATAATCCCATCAAGCGAACCATATATTGTATGTCACCTGAAGAATTTTTTGCGTATGCGAAAAAACTTGATAGTAGTGCG AATCAACAGTCACCTAATAAAATCAGTATGAATGAAAAAAATCATAACGAAAG AACAACGCGTCCTTGTGAGGCAATTACACGAAGCACTGACAACAGAGAAATCAACGTTATCGCTGGCGAAACAGACGACGTGCCGTCATTATCATTAAACCACGCTGTCCAGTCGCGATCTATCGTGTCCGATATTGTCGTAGAAGAAACAAAATCTGTAATACCTGAAACACAGCCTGCAAACGATTTCAACTCAATTATTGATGATTTAATATAG